The genomic DNA AAATCGCATAATTCTTTTCTTATGAACAAAAAGCCATGAATTCTACATAAAACTAGTAAACTGCAAATAAATAAAAcgtgaaaaagaaaagcaacaaaAATTTTTTCTGTTAAAAGTAAATCTTGAGATTGCCCAGCAAAATCCCTTAAAAAATAGGGAGAAGGGATTACAATTCACAGACctaaaagaaaataacaaaaagaaataaaaacgTTCGATTTAGGGGGAAAAAACTTGGAAAAGGATAAGAAGAAATCCAAATCAAATCTTGACCAACCTGAGCCTTAATTGACCTTTGAAGATAAATCCCTCTATTGGGTTTGCCTTGGTTTTCTTGAAGAACAACCCTCTTTCCATGAAAATCACTGCCAAGCGATCTCGTTTGCAATCTCAAAGCTTGAGGATTCAATTTCCGAGGGAACCCACTGAGCCTGCAAGAACTATATTTGTGGTGGTTTTGGTAAGCATTAAAGGATGGAGAAGAAgaataataagaagaagaaacTAGGTTGGTATTGCTCAAAATATCAGCCATAATTTCCCACAAAGAAAAAGAAGCAGCAGAAGcagaaaaagaaacaaaaaccTTATGGAAAACAAAAGAACGGGAGATGAGAAAATGATGAGAAGTGGATGTTTTTGTTCAAAGGTGGAGGCTTTGAATTGCTCTTGCCCTTTGCCTTGAAAAAAGTGATTTCCTTTATCTCTCTCTCACGTTTTGTTgttcaagaaaaataaaagaaatcacTTCTCTCAAAGCATTTTAAAAGCAAAAGCAATTAGCCAAAGCACCAAAACAAAACCTTAACCAGGTCTCTTTCTCTGGGGTCGTTAACTGTTACTAATAGACATCTCCATTGATTCTAGACCGTTGGATACAACGACCAGTGACTGGAGGGATTTTGATCTAGCGGCTAGTACTGTAGGGTAAGACAGACGGGGAAACGTGGATAAGGTTGTTTGTGTCCTGTTCCAAGATTTAAGATTATTTTCTCGTTGGCCAGTTTTTTCGGTTCTTATGAGGCACGTGAGGCAGAGATATGGGACACGTGGCACCCATTCTTACCCTGATGGTTAAAAATTGGATATCCTTCGGATAAAAAATAGAACattctcattttatttatttatttttaatttttgcggTATTTACCAACACAATGCTTGGCAATAAATTCTGGAGGAAAAATTTTCTTCCATAATATCTCACGTGAATTTTATTtgggatttaaatttgaaattgtaTTATTAAAAGATTTTATCCGAATAATATTTACAGTCTtaaggataaaaaaaataataattaacaataatataattttattgattacaaTTTTTGAAGTCAGATttaaaaatatgattttttttccttttataaatatttttttaataaataaaagagagaaattaatattatatgcaaAATTAACCTCTTCACCTAAGAATTCTTTACAGTTGGTTAGAATTTGAGATTTTATAattgtaaaaataattattgaattaaaaattttttattttgatttgctcttttttttaaaaatataaaatttgaatatcattgatcaaaatatttttgaaaaaataacAAATACATATTGAAAAATACTTCAAAtattcaaaatttcaaaaatgaaatgatttatttcCAAATTAAGAAGTAAATTTATGATAGAGATGAGATGATTTTTCAATCACTTAAAATGCAAAATGCTTTTCCATATGAAATTACAATTTGCCCAACATTACTGAAATGCAAGTTGAAAATTGTAAATTGATCGTGAACAAATGAAaccaacaattaatgaaaataaaatcaattaatttaattttataatattaatatcactggtaaacccattttatatagatattttagggtagttttatattcattttgcctttttagttcaataattttatgattttaatgcttattttagttaatttgttaattttagtttcattatatttgattttcgaaATTTTAATgcttttgataggttttaataaggtttaaaggcaaaaaggtccatataaaagaaattaaaagtgaTTTAGAAGCCTAAAGTagtgtgaaaaatgaagaaaattcacTTAAAGAAGAAGACTAGCCGAGACTTTCAAGGGCCtcaacatgccccgtgttgaAGGTCATATGAAGATAAGAGTTAATCAGCAGGAATCCACATAAGGCATGTAAATTCATACTGGGTCGTGTAAACAGAGATTTCGAAACAAAACACGTCAAAAGTTTCAGGGACCACCACATGCCCCGTGTAGCTGGTCGTGCAGAATCTAAAGGTTCCTCCtccgaatcaacatgaggcatgtgaaaaacaacttaaatcaacatgaggcatgtgggatgacgctggcagatttgctgacatggaaaatttttcttttttcacaCCTTTTATaccttttgtctttatccctttagagaccatttttagggcaaaccttgaggggatatataagcatcatattctcatttttaccataaagagaaagagagagaaaaatcaaaagagaaaggaaagagaaaatcacgTCATTTCTAGGAGGAAGAACACCTGCAGAGTGACATTTTTCAGCTTCTATTTTCAAGGATTTGGATCTTCTTCTTCTggattcttttatttttagttttattttcatgttttcttactctatttcatattttctacttatAAATAtaagcatgagtgagtagatacttaagattttagagttgggtgtaatgatttaagttttatttgtggatttggactggttttaatcagattttagtatatataagctttgattcttatcttttgtgcttatttacatacccattgttgataccctttgggttttgttcttaatcttagattgaaggaccgagaggtgaaaatctatgatagataatcaagataatgaacttaatcacctagtgttagaaataaactagtgggttaagaggaatttcaagttgattaaaatgcttaaagggttttgggtaattaaacatcgcatgagaatgggatttagtttcctttaaaacactctttagtttgcttgaaagagaaattaaaggaaatcagaatcaacttccttcaaacttgtatttcccttaatcttggCTTTACCTATCCAAATtccaatgaaatttacttcatgaacctcagctctggaatcaatttttaccattaattaattaaatcttttgttACTTGCTGAAATgttagtaaattagtatagtgcttagaattttaattgcttaattcattataatttccctattttttccaatttaatttgctgcatctcttactatatttttggcacaaattatcgatagcccaaataatcataacttttatagtttggtactcaaacaacaaatctctgtgggaggatatcttttctttactatttgaacgacccgtatacttgcggagtacgcaatcaagtttttggtgtcgttgccggggatttgttttgtttgatattagacgattgattgtttggttaatttgggcattttattttttattttaatttctcttctttatcattttactttgagaataaCAAAAAGTgcagaaattgatttaatttttgatcctgagattgaaaagacagctaaagctttaagagcagagtCTAAAAGAAGAAAAGCTGAACTCAGAATTCAAAGACAGCAAGAGCGACAAGTGACAGAAGCTATGGCAAACAACAACAACCGATCAAttaaggatcatgcttttcctaatTTTGGAGATTTTAGACCTAGTATTACAAGGCCTAGAGTGGAAGCAAACAACTTTGAGTTGAAGCCCTCACTTTGTCAAATGGTTCAACAATCACAGTTTGAGGGAGGTCCTACTGAGAGTCCACATGTGCACCTTGCACATTTTCTTGAGATTAGTGACATGCTAAAGATAAATGGAGTGTTAGATGATGCCATCAGGctgagattatttcctttttctttgaaggatcgTGCTAGGGAGTGATTACATTCATTACCTTCGGGTTCAATAACTACTTGGGATGAGTTGTCACAAGCTTTCTTggctcaatactttcctcctagcaagactgtaaaattgagaaattaattaagttctttcaaaccaagggatgatgagagtctctatgaagcttgggagagatacaaggatcttcaaaggagatgtccacattatggaatccctaaatggatgctagttcaaaatttctacaatggtgtttctccagcaattagaagtataattgatgcatcttcaggaggtgatcttatggagaagttagaagatgaagcttattcagcattggataaaattgcttacaacaattatcaatggagctgtgaaagaaatgaaatgaagaagCCACTAGCTGGTGTATATGAATTAGATGCCATGAGTATGTTCAATGCCAAATTTAATGCTTTGACAAGAAAAATGGATAAGTTAAGCATGAAGGTTGACTCATCAATTGGAGGATCTAGTTATACAAAAGATGTTGGTGCGGGAAATATGCATTGTATCAATGATTTTCCTTCCTATAGGCAAGAGTTTGGAAATGAGCAAGTTGATTTTATTgggaattacaataaaaaaaccaATTGGTAATCCTTTTTCTGCTACATATAATCCAGCATAGAGGAATCAACCTAACTTTTCTTGGGGAGGTCTATAAGGGCAGGGACAGAATTATCAACAACCTCCTAATTTTCAGCAATAATAGCAGAATTTTCAGCAAAACAGAGTACCACCTGGATTTCCACCACAAAGGAATCAAAATGCACCTATTCCACAATCACTAGTTCAGTCTTCAGACCAAGATTCAATTTTGAAGTCTATGATAGAGAATTTCTTAACTGCTCAACAAAAACAAGGAGAAATGATTCAATAATTAACTTCAATGATAGACCAGCTTGCCACTCATAATAGGATGTTAGAAAACCAAatggctcaacaagcaagctcttCGAGCAAAGCAcaaggaaaacttccaagtcaaccagagaatcctagagaacattgcaaggcagtgatcctaaggagtgggaaaattgtgggagaagaagaaaaagatgaggtagaaaaggaaaagaagaaagaagatgaaaaCAAAAATGAATCTATTCCGAATCATGATGAAGTTAATGAGGAAGCAAACAAGAAGAATGaaattgaaaaagaagaagaggaaaagtaTGTGCCTCCACCACTATACAAGCCACCATTTCCATATCCTCAGAGGTTTCAAAAAGCAAAGCTAGATAAGCAGTTCGGGAAATTtttagaagttttgaagaaattatACATCAACATTCCATTTACAGATGCAATTTCTCAAATGCCCTCATATGCTAAATTCCTGAAAGAAATTTTATCAAACAAGAGGAGATTAGAAGATTATGAAACTGTGGCATTAACAGAGGAGTGTAGTGCTCTCTTACAGAATAAACTTCCACCAAAATTGAAGGATCCAGGAAGTTTCTCTATACCTTGTCACATTGGGGATACTAGTATTGAAAAGGCATTGTGTGATCATGGAGCTAGTGTAAGTTTGATGCCACTCTCCATTTGTGAAAAGCTGAAGGTAGGAGATTTGAAGCCCACCACCATTTCTTTGCAACTAGCTGTGTGACgctcctcacccatctacagtgtagccgagcgatgagtgctacattcagtgtcggagcaccttatcttgtcttgtcatgtctattgttgtcatttaaatcaggtaacttatgtgtagaatttttttttttatatatatatatcttatttatgtggagacccggacagagcctcccttgttttattagcatctggcggatttccactaatcacctattacatgtccatatcatattctcttttatcatattattcacaactatttatgagatctcaaaataaagtattgtctattgcattcatatggaaattcatagataataaattgcaAGTTTTCACtttaatctcaagtttaattacaagtccaaaatgaaatacatcatgactagacataatgaacaaaatactagtctatacatgggccctaccaaaatacaaaaaaccggtgaggtgactcgggcGATGGAGATCTGGTCGAGCTCTGTCGATGCACTCTTGGTCTTTCTTCTGCGAACTCTTGgggtgatctccagtacctacgcgatgaaaaaccaacgcgctaagcataacgcttagtggtgcataatttataataacaatcatttaacaattgaaataatatctgcaaatcataatttctgggtcttttatatttttattgctctttggaaataattaacattatcgagatcttttatgattacttattatattttaagtcttaattaatttttatcagtgcccaagaaacctataacaaattataaaagctggatgcacgggtgtatactggttacaaagccatatgtctatccagtataggtctgtcaggcacgaggccagctgtcaggcatgagacccgctgtcaagcatgagacccgctgtcaggcttgtaaagccagaaataaagtaggcacaatggccagtaaataggtatatagcctgtagaacaatcataccagacatatattatcagttcatgattttctcggtaggcagtactgctatctgtagtccctaattagtataccaatttatccaaactaaataaataagtctaggtatactatgggcaattaaatattttaattattttagcactatttactgttactatttttttggtactgttcattggtaccattaatttcatattaataggacattagtcccaatttacatattcatataatttttaatatttaattatccttatgagtattttaattatcatatatagcatttttcccgtgaacctttctttaggttcatattgatgtattatctttatctaggaatttgactaggttaggatctCTATTTAGTcaaacttccttcataacaattgctcctctatgtttaaacttgaatttcagtttttgaatcactgaatttggggttatagaactcaagttatggtcaaaataccataactggtccctttacctctaagctgtccagaatttataatttctgatcaataaactttgaccagtcatttgatcattttatggtcatttttaaacttaggttccttcacaagatatgttcgtctatgtcttagggactcccaggtacaatttcataaattttcaagtttggtatagtgagttatagttagtatattaacctggactctcagtcctataagagcAATagccaacttcagggcagtatgtttgaccctctttttagggtctttacacttagaatttggcaaaggtttctaaatcaatgttgtagccctaagtatcatgtttccattgatgaaattttaggtcatttgaaccagtatagagagagttatgaccaaatgaacacgtactgttcatttggtcatttttgtgggttagcagttttagtgactcaacttgtgctaacaatttgatttagttaGAAGCAAAATTggatcaagtggtcttcatgaaaagtgtagcactatgtctaagctttccattgatgtaattttaattcatttggaccagtatagagagagttatgaccaaatgaacacatactgttcatttggtcattttctgagttagcagttttagtgactcaacttttgctaacaatttgatttagttaaaagcaaaactgggtcaagtgatcttcatgaaaagtgtagccctatgtctaagctttccattgatgtaattttaagtcatttggaccagcatagagagagttataaccaaatgaacacatactgttcatttggtcattttctgggtttcagtgtttggcCATCCGAGTTTGgttagagaattggtcatgat from Hevea brasiliensis isolate MT/VB/25A 57/8 unplaced genomic scaffold, ASM3005281v1 Scaf5, whole genome shotgun sequence includes the following:
- the LOC131177483 gene encoding uncharacterized protein LOC131177483, which encodes MKKPLAGVYELDAMSMFNAKFNALTRKMDKLSMKVDSSIGGSSYTKDVGAGNMHFNEEANKKNEIEKEEEEKYVPPPLYKPPFPYPQRFQKAKLDKQFGKFLEVLKKLYINIPFTDAISQMPSYAKFLKEILSNKRRLEDYETVALTEECSALLQNKLPPKLKDPGSFSIPCHIGDTSIEKALCDHGASVSLMPLSICEKLKVGDLKPTTISLQLAV